GGCGGACCCGTTCTCCCTCCTTGACGTCGAATGTTGCGGGATCTTCCGGGAGACAACCGTTCACGAGCAAGCCAGCATACGATGGCCGTCGGTCACCCATCATACCATCCATTCCACCACCACCCATACCACCCATTCCACCACCACCGCTCGACGATCCCTCAAGTGGTTCAGGTGCATGGGTGAGATAGTCGTCGAACACGACGATATATTCGTGGTCGTACTCGACAAGTGGCGACTTTTCTTCGATCACGAGCGGTGCATACAACCCGCGGTCGAGTTGGAGGCCAACGTGACTGTGGAAGAAGTACGTTCCCGCCGGTTCCGCCCGGAACTTGTACGAGAATGTTTCATCGGGCTGGATCGGCTGTTGGGTGACGTTCGGCACACCATCCATACTGTTGGGGACCGGAAGGCCATGCCAGTGGACCGTGGTTTCTGTGGGGAGACGGTTCTGCAAGTCGACGCGAACGATGTCGCCTTCGGTGGCACGGAGTTCGCTGCCGGGGAATAACCCGTTGTATAGCCAGTTCTGTGCCGACGAAGAGGCCGGTGACACCGTTCCGGGAGATGCAGTCAGAGTTGTTTGCACGTCCGGGTTGCCCGACACCGTTGTCCGTGGGGCAACTGTCTTTTCGTTGTCGAGCGAGGGGGCGGAACTGGAGGTACAGCCGGCGAGGGAACCAATTCCTACGACACCGAGCCCACGGAGGAGGGCGCGTCGCGAGAGACGTGAATCGTCCGTCATTGATCAGCGTACGAACTGAAGCATAATAAGGGGCAGTATTGGGGATATCATGAAAGGTTCTGAAAGAAGGCCTAAATGTGAACTAGGGGATATTTATGCGGTCACCGCAGAGAACGGGACCGACCGGATCTGGTCAAACCAAGTGCCAATCACCAGCAGGATAACTCGTCAGTACTCGGCAGTGGCCACATCTAACACACGGTCAAATCGATCGCGAACGTCTTCGGCGATATCGTCGAGGGCTGGGTTCTCGACGACGCTCAGCAGAGTATTGGGGTCAACGGCGCTAACGACCACATCGCTGTCGTCCTTGTAGACGACGACGTTACAGGGCAGCAATGCGCCAAGATCGCGTTCGGCGTCCAGTCCTTGCTCGGCTAGTGGTGGGTTACACGCGCCGAGGATGCGGTACTCCGGATATCCCTCGAGGTC
This Haladaptatus sp. R4 DNA region includes the following protein-coding sequences:
- a CDS encoding DUF302 domain-containing protein encodes the protein MLSDINLQAKLEEKFDLEGYPEYRILGACNPPLAEQGLDAERDLGALLPCNVVVYKDDSDVVVSAVDPNTLLSVVENPALDDIAEDVRDRFDRVLDVATAEY
- a CDS encoding multicopper oxidase family protein → MTDDSRLSRRALLRGLGVVGIGSLAGCTSSSAPSLDNEKTVAPRTTVSGNPDVQTTLTASPGTVSPASSSAQNWLYNGLFPGSELRATEGDIVRVDLQNRLPTETTVHWHGLPVPNSMDGVPNVTQQPIQPDETFSYKFRAEPAGTYFFHSHVGLQLDRGLYAPLVIEEKSPLVEYDHEYIVVFDDYLTHAPEPLEGSSSGGGGMGGMGGGGMDGMMGDRRPSYAGLLVNGCLPEDPATFDVKEGERVRLRFINSSSATAFRVGIAGHKLRISHTDGRPVDTVPVDSFVFGAGERYDAIVEATNPGAWEIRGEAVDGDEQPARAILRYGNTSGSPAGLKSWGRTLQYSDLRAKQLPKQLRGSPDRMFDLTLSPEMGGSYGWLIDGQAYPDADPLQIREGEHVRVKMTNRSPVLHPMHLHGHFFRVADVMKDTVIVPGHMGSVTFDFFADNPGNWLFHCHNLYHLESGMARVVEYIK